One Ananas comosus cultivar F153 linkage group 1, ASM154086v1, whole genome shotgun sequence DNA window includes the following coding sequences:
- the LOC109710576 gene encoding tobamovirus multiplication protein 1 isoform X1, whose translation MDSPKGFLAFFLCTIVATCEGWGCWSHGCGFILMACPQILFLAAFLLLLSFWVDLCHQTNDEEEEDDEHTYNEALLDKRKNKPGAMHADVRRRCCSFRSIHVGSRQKFVILVVVLIFVLMAAFAVLIWVGRGRNQIDSSLVARVYLDIFSAAILLLGGAFACYGFLLFSKMSKVRSEMVSAEMWKVASLAAVCLVCFTSSSILALVTNVPLQVLSYWPSKHFNSIGSSVFMFLYYLFGSSVPSAFVLWVMRDMPPRLSTDIPTHSRVVTLFTDRATTTQYPQWRTAVTSSQSKALKASPI comes from the exons ATGGACTCGCCAAAAG GTTTTTTGGCATTTTTCTTATGTACCATTGTTGCTACCTGTGAAGGTTGGGGGTGTTGGTCTCATGGTTGTGGGTTTATTCTCATGG CTTGTCCACAAATATTGTTTTTAGCTGCATTTCTTCTCCTCTTGTCTTTTTG GGTTGATCTGTGTCACCAAACAaacgacgaagaagaggaagatgatgaaCATACTTACAATGAAGCTTTGttggacaaaagaaaaaataaaccaGGTGCGATGCATGCTGATGTTCGTAGACGATGCTGCTCATTTCGATCAATTCATGTTGGAAGCCGGCAAAAGTTTGTGATCTTG gttgTTGTGCTGATATTTGTCTTAATGGCTGCATTTGCTGTTCTGATCTGGGTTGGTAGAGGAAGAAATCAGATTGATTCCTCGCTCGTGGCAAGG GTTTATCTGGACATCTTTTCTGCAGCTATCCTTCTACTAGGTGGTGCTTTTGCATGCTATG GGTTTCTGTTATTCTCAAAGATGAGCAAAGTACGGTCTGAAATGGTCTCAGCTGAAATGTGGAAG GTCGCAAGTTTAGCTGCTGTGTGTCTTGTATGTTTCACATCCTCATCTATTCTAGCGCTTGTTACAAATGTTCCG TTGCAGGTGCTCTCCTATTGGCCATCTAAGCACTTCAACAGCATTGGAAGTTCGGTCTTCATGTTTCTCTATTATCTTTTTG GTTCGTCGGTGCCGTCAGCATTTGTGTTATGGGTCATGAGAGATATGCCACCTCGGCTTTCAACGGATATACCGACACACTCAAGGGTGGTAACTTTGTTCACAGATAGAGCTACAACTACACAATATCCTCAGTGGCGGACCGCTGTCACGTCCTCGCAGAGTAAG GCCCTTAAAGCAAGCCCAATATAA
- the LOC109710576 gene encoding tobamovirus multiplication protein 1 isoform X2: MIGSSNVGFLAFFLCTIVATCEGWGCWSHGCGFILMACPQILFLAAFLLLLSFWVDLCHQTNDEEEEDDEHTYNEALLDKRKNKPGAMHADVRRRCCSFRSIHVGSRQKFVILVVVLIFVLMAAFAVLIWVGRGRNQIDSSLVARVYLDIFSAAILLLGGAFACYGFLLFSKMSKVRSEMVSAEMWKVASLAAVCLVCFTSSSILALVTNVPLQVLSYWPSKHFNSIGSSVFMFLYYLFGSSVPSAFVLWVMRDMPPRLSTDIPTHSRVVTLFTDRATTTQYPQWRTAVTSSQSP; encoded by the exons ATGATTGGCTCATCCAACGTAG GTTTTTTGGCATTTTTCTTATGTACCATTGTTGCTACCTGTGAAGGTTGGGGGTGTTGGTCTCATGGTTGTGGGTTTATTCTCATGG CTTGTCCACAAATATTGTTTTTAGCTGCATTTCTTCTCCTCTTGTCTTTTTG GGTTGATCTGTGTCACCAAACAaacgacgaagaagaggaagatgatgaaCATACTTACAATGAAGCTTTGttggacaaaagaaaaaataaaccaGGTGCGATGCATGCTGATGTTCGTAGACGATGCTGCTCATTTCGATCAATTCATGTTGGAAGCCGGCAAAAGTTTGTGATCTTG gttgTTGTGCTGATATTTGTCTTAATGGCTGCATTTGCTGTTCTGATCTGGGTTGGTAGAGGAAGAAATCAGATTGATTCCTCGCTCGTGGCAAGG GTTTATCTGGACATCTTTTCTGCAGCTATCCTTCTACTAGGTGGTGCTTTTGCATGCTATG GGTTTCTGTTATTCTCAAAGATGAGCAAAGTACGGTCTGAAATGGTCTCAGCTGAAATGTGGAAG GTCGCAAGTTTAGCTGCTGTGTGTCTTGTATGTTTCACATCCTCATCTATTCTAGCGCTTGTTACAAATGTTCCG TTGCAGGTGCTCTCCTATTGGCCATCTAAGCACTTCAACAGCATTGGAAGTTCGGTCTTCATGTTTCTCTATTATCTTTTTG GTTCGTCGGTGCCGTCAGCATTTGTGTTATGGGTCATGAGAGATATGCCACCTCGGCTTTCAACGGATATACCGACACACTCAAGGGTGGTAACTTTGTTCACAGATAGAGCTACAACTACACAATATCCTCAGTGGCGGACCGCTGTCACGTCCTCGCAGA GCCCTTAA
- the LOC109710589 gene encoding uncharacterized protein LOC109710589 isoform X2, with translation MAEDAVIKPSNSMIDDGNWDEDDEWVVVTKQRITILIPPPSPQHPQVESVVRRRNQSKRTKNSRGSSLTPKRTNHKQSKNGSDAEINGGSSKKNSFLNPFGDRAKNSGVVPNYQANCSGHAVQKGNLGFQRNVRKGRSLKVEGISLRLPICHSNIANRRLRAMMLERKLRGLGGLRKWLESKGLCRFIRLFEREKIGMYQLVSLSMSKLKDMGAYAVGPRRKLIHAIGSLCEPYHF, from the coding sequence ATGGCTGAGGATGCCGTAATCAAACCATCAAACTCGATGATTGATGACGGTAATTGGGATGAAGACGACGAGTGGGTAGTAGTGACGAAACAAAGAATCACCATTTTGATTCCGCCGCCGTCACCTCAACACCCTCAAGTTGAAAGCGTGGTACGAAGGCGTAACCAAAGTAAGCGCACAAAGAACAGTCGAGGAAGCTCGCTTACGCCGAAAAGAACTAATCACAAGCAATCGAAGAATGGAAGTGATGCTGAAATTAATGGTGGCAGCAGCAAGAAGAATTCTTTTTTAAACCCTTTCGGAGATAGAGCTAAGAACAGCGGCGTCGTGCCGAACTATCAAGCTAATTGTTCAGGTCATGCTGTTCAGAAGGGGAATTTAGGATTTCAGCGTAATGTACGAAAAGGTAGGTCTTTGAAAGTGGAAGGTATTAGTCTGAGACTGCCGATATGCCACTCGAACATTGCGAACAGGCGGCTGCGGGCGATGATGTTGGAACGAAAGCTTCGAGGGCTTGGCGGGCTGAGAAAATGGCTGGAATCGAAGGGTCTCTGCCGATTCATTCGGTTATTCGAGAGGGAAAAGATTGGTATGTATCAactagtttctctctctatgaGCAAGCTCAAGGATATGGGTGCTTACGCAGTTGGGCCGAGGAGGAAGCTCATTCATGCTATTGGCTCACTCTGTGAGCCTTACCATTTTTGA
- the LOC109710589 gene encoding uncharacterized protein LOC109710589 isoform X1, with product MQVISQPNSMAEDAVIKPSNSMIDDGNWDEDDEWVVVTKQRITILIPPPSPQHPQVESVVRRRNQSKRTKNSRGSSLTPKRTNHKQSKNGSDAEINGGSSKKNSFLNPFGDRAKNSGVVPNYQANCSGHAVQKGNLGFQRNVRKGRSLKVEGISLRLPICHSNIANRRLRAMMLERKLRGLGGLRKWLESKGLCRFIRLFEREKIGMYQLVSLSMSKLKDMGAYAVGPRRKLIHAIGSLCEPYHF from the coding sequence ATGCAGGTCATTAGCCAACCAAACTCGATGGCTGAGGATGCCGTAATCAAACCATCAAACTCGATGATTGATGACGGTAATTGGGATGAAGACGACGAGTGGGTAGTAGTGACGAAACAAAGAATCACCATTTTGATTCCGCCGCCGTCACCTCAACACCCTCAAGTTGAAAGCGTGGTACGAAGGCGTAACCAAAGTAAGCGCACAAAGAACAGTCGAGGAAGCTCGCTTACGCCGAAAAGAACTAATCACAAGCAATCGAAGAATGGAAGTGATGCTGAAATTAATGGTGGCAGCAGCAAGAAGAATTCTTTTTTAAACCCTTTCGGAGATAGAGCTAAGAACAGCGGCGTCGTGCCGAACTATCAAGCTAATTGTTCAGGTCATGCTGTTCAGAAGGGGAATTTAGGATTTCAGCGTAATGTACGAAAAGGTAGGTCTTTGAAAGTGGAAGGTATTAGTCTGAGACTGCCGATATGCCACTCGAACATTGCGAACAGGCGGCTGCGGGCGATGATGTTGGAACGAAAGCTTCGAGGGCTTGGCGGGCTGAGAAAATGGCTGGAATCGAAGGGTCTCTGCCGATTCATTCGGTTATTCGAGAGGGAAAAGATTGGTATGTATCAactagtttctctctctatgaGCAAGCTCAAGGATATGGGTGCTTACGCAGTTGGGCCGAGGAGGAAGCTCATTCATGCTATTGGCTCACTCTGTGAGCCTTACCATTTTTGA
- the LOC109706919 gene encoding thioredoxin-like protein CITRX, chloroplastic isoform X2: MATTFASPAIPHSPLLRFAQKHTKSLLSLPSTQKRFSNNSSRSSSRSRSRSRGMARSFSAASSPPGKYIREDYLVRKVSAKEVQEMIKGERSVPLVVDFYATWCGPCVLMAQELEMLAVEYENNALFVKVDTDDEYEFARDMQVRGLPTLYFISPDPNKDAIRTEGLVPPEMIKNIIDNEM, from the exons ATGGCGACCACCTTCGCCTCTCCCGCGATTCCCCACTCCCCACTCCTCCGCTTCGCTCAGAAGCACACCAAATCactcctctccctcccctccaCTCAGAAGCGCTTCtccaacaacagcagcagaagcagcagcagaagcagaagcagaagcaggggCATGGCAAGGAGCTTCTCCGCCGCGTCGTCCCCACCGGGGAAGTACATCAGGGAGGATTATCTCGTG AGGAAGGTGTCGGCGAAGGAGGTGCAGGAGATGATCAAGGGGGAGAGGAGCGTTCCCCTTGTGGTGGATTTCTACGCCACGTGGTGCGGGCCCTGTGTTCTCATGGCCCAGGAGCTCGAAATG CTCGCCGTGGAGTACGAGAATAATGCTTTATTCGTCAAGGTAGACACCGACGATGAATACGAGTTCGCGAGAGATATGCAG GTCCGCGGCCTCCCGACGTTGTATTTCATCAGCCCGGATCCGAACAAAGACGCCATACGCACCGAAGGGCTCGTCCCGCCAGAGATGATCAAGAACATTATCGATAATGAGATGTAA
- the LOC109706919 gene encoding thioredoxin-like protein CITRX, chloroplastic isoform X1, whose product MATTFASPAIPHSPLLRFAQKHTKSLLSLPSTQKRFSNNSSRSSSRSRSRSRGMARSFSAASSPPGKYIREDYLVQRKVSAKEVQEMIKGERSVPLVVDFYATWCGPCVLMAQELEMLAVEYENNALFVKVDTDDEYEFARDMQVRGLPTLYFISPDPNKDAIRTEGLVPPEMIKNIIDNEM is encoded by the exons ATGGCGACCACCTTCGCCTCTCCCGCGATTCCCCACTCCCCACTCCTCCGCTTCGCTCAGAAGCACACCAAATCactcctctccctcccctccaCTCAGAAGCGCTTCtccaacaacagcagcagaagcagcagcagaagcagaagcagaagcaggggCATGGCAAGGAGCTTCTCCGCCGCGTCGTCCCCACCGGGGAAGTACATCAGGGAGGATTATCTCGTG CAGAGGAAGGTGTCGGCGAAGGAGGTGCAGGAGATGATCAAGGGGGAGAGGAGCGTTCCCCTTGTGGTGGATTTCTACGCCACGTGGTGCGGGCCCTGTGTTCTCATGGCCCAGGAGCTCGAAATG CTCGCCGTGGAGTACGAGAATAATGCTTTATTCGTCAAGGTAGACACCGACGATGAATACGAGTTCGCGAGAGATATGCAG GTCCGCGGCCTCCCGACGTTGTATTTCATCAGCCCGGATCCGAACAAAGACGCCATACGCACCGAAGGGCTCGTCCCGCCAGAGATGATCAAGAACATTATCGATAATGAGATGTAA